The Ruania alba genome window below encodes:
- a CDS encoding inorganic diphosphatase: protein MEFDVTIEIPKGQRNKYEVDHETGRIRLDRMLFTSTRYPDDYGYIDGTLGEDGDPLDALVLLEEPTFPGCLIRCRALGMFRMRDEAGGDDKVLCVPVGDQRASWRSDIDDVSEFHRLEIQHFFEVYKDLEPGKSVEGAHWVGREAAEEEIRNSFTRAEETGYTHPQPHIGH from the coding sequence GTGGAATTCGACGTCACCATCGAGATCCCCAAGGGGCAACGCAACAAGTACGAGGTGGACCACGAGACTGGCCGGATCCGTCTCGACCGGATGCTGTTCACCTCGACTCGCTACCCCGACGACTACGGCTACATCGACGGCACGCTCGGTGAGGACGGTGACCCGCTCGACGCACTGGTGCTGCTCGAGGAGCCCACGTTTCCCGGGTGTCTGATCCGATGCCGCGCGCTGGGCATGTTCCGGATGCGCGACGAGGCCGGCGGTGACGACAAGGTGCTGTGCGTACCGGTCGGCGACCAGCGCGCGAGCTGGCGCAGCGACATCGACGACGTCTCGGAGTTCCACCGCCTGGAGATCCAGCACTTCTTCGAGGTCTACAAGGACCTCGAGCCCGGCAAGTCCGTGGAGGGTGCGCACTGGGTGGGCCGCGAGGCCGCCGAGGAGGAGATCCGCAACTCCTTCACCCGCGCCGAGGAGACCGGGTACACCCACCCGCAGCCACACATCGGGCACTGA
- the dacB gene encoding D-alanyl-D-alanine carboxypeptidase/D-alanyl-D-alanine endopeptidase: MTVLSAFLVLLLGGYAALDANDVVPGVLTRDAPWPDPEPFPQVAAGAPAAAPDSVPGPSTDAPIPSTEALADLSSTLVSSGDVGPAPGLLVTDVLTGEDLYGARVSESYVPASSVKLLAGVAALASYGDQHRFTTSVVDAGDGVVTLVAGGDLTLAEGEGDPDQVIGHAGLADLAAEVAEELDAQGRSEVQVALDDTLFTGPALAPRWGDVDISGGWAMPMAPVAVDVGRRDGTNVRSSDAAMDAAEMFADALAAAGISVTGDVSRAAAPEGAAALGAVESAPLRDLVAYTLQHSENILSEVLGRMTAVATGHEASFDGAGEAVISVLDELGLDPSGSSLADTSGLSSESVLTPRLLTDAVRLASDGSHPELRSLVDALPVGGLEGTLASRLTDTEATGSVRAKTGTLPQVVALSGIVTTAEGRLLAFTVLANDFPRGTAYTARIAVDEWISGVAACGCSDPGGA, translated from the coding sequence ATGACCGTGCTCTCTGCGTTCCTGGTGCTTCTGCTCGGCGGGTATGCGGCGCTGGATGCCAACGACGTCGTGCCAGGGGTGCTCACCCGTGACGCACCCTGGCCGGATCCGGAGCCGTTCCCACAGGTGGCGGCGGGTGCGCCTGCGGCCGCTCCGGACAGCGTACCGGGCCCGAGCACGGATGCCCCGATCCCGAGCACCGAGGCGCTCGCGGACCTCAGCTCGACCCTGGTCTCGTCCGGTGACGTGGGGCCGGCGCCGGGGCTGCTGGTGACCGACGTGCTCACCGGGGAGGACCTGTACGGCGCCCGGGTGAGCGAGTCCTACGTGCCCGCCTCCAGCGTGAAGCTGCTCGCGGGTGTTGCGGCGCTGGCCAGTTACGGCGACCAGCACCGGTTCACCACGTCCGTCGTGGATGCCGGTGACGGGGTGGTGACACTGGTGGCCGGGGGAGACCTCACCCTCGCCGAGGGCGAAGGTGACCCCGACCAGGTGATCGGCCACGCCGGGCTCGCGGATCTGGCCGCCGAGGTGGCGGAGGAACTTGACGCGCAGGGCCGTAGCGAGGTGCAGGTGGCCCTGGACGACACGCTGTTCACCGGTCCTGCTCTGGCGCCGCGCTGGGGCGATGTGGACATCTCCGGGGGGTGGGCGATGCCAATGGCCCCGGTCGCCGTCGACGTGGGTAGGCGCGACGGGACCAACGTGCGATCGTCCGACGCGGCCATGGACGCGGCGGAGATGTTCGCCGACGCGCTCGCGGCCGCGGGTATCTCGGTGACCGGGGACGTCAGCCGGGCTGCGGCGCCGGAGGGGGCTGCCGCACTCGGTGCGGTGGAGTCGGCGCCGTTGCGCGACCTGGTGGCGTACACGCTGCAGCATTCCGAGAACATCCTCAGCGAGGTGCTGGGTCGGATGACAGCGGTGGCGACCGGGCACGAGGCAAGCTTCGACGGAGCGGGCGAGGCGGTGATCTCGGTCCTCGACGAGCTGGGGCTGGACCCCTCCGGCTCGTCGTTGGCGGACACGTCGGGGCTGAGTTCGGAGAGTGTCCTGACCCCACGGTTGCTCACCGATGCGGTCCGGTTGGCATCGGACGGCAGCCATCCCGAGCTGCGGTCCTTGGTGGACGCGCTCCCGGTGGGTGGGCTCGAAGGAACTCTGGCCAGCCGACTGACGGATACAGAAGCGACGGGCAGCGTGCGCGCCAAGACGGGGACGTTGCCGCAGGTGGTGGCACTGTCCGGGATCGTGACGACGGCGGAAGGGCGCCTCCTCGCATTC
- the metX gene encoding homoserine O-acetyltransferase MetX: protein MDSVTTWETSPAGRVGRDAPARRAPLRRQGPKGPVPASGAWREGDPVGNRMFVDLGPLHLEAGGRLPQVRMSYETWGELNAAGDNAILVLHALTGDSHVTGDAGPGHPTGGWWSAMVGPGKPIDTDRYFVVAPNVLGGCQGSTGPSSDAPNGTPWGSRFPYLTVRDQVAAELELTDRLGVSRWSLVIGASMGGHRVLEWALAAPDRVATIAPIATCAQSSADQIAWAHAQLGAIKADPKYRGGDYYDAAPDDGPHRGLGLARQIAHTTYRSAHELDERFGRLPQGGENPLGGDGRFAVQSYLDHHADKLARRFDANSYVVLSDSMLTHDIGRDRGGVEAALASIQAPTLALSVSSDRLFPPSQSRRIADGVPRGVYRELDSPFGHDGFLIENDQLAPILTEFLEA, encoded by the coding sequence GTGGACTCCGTGACCACCTGGGAGACGAGCCCAGCCGGACGCGTCGGACGCGACGCCCCGGCGCGTCGTGCTCCGCTCCGGCGCCAGGGACCGAAGGGGCCGGTCCCGGCGTCCGGGGCCTGGCGCGAGGGCGACCCAGTGGGCAATCGGATGTTCGTCGACCTCGGCCCGTTGCACCTGGAAGCCGGTGGGCGCCTGCCGCAGGTACGGATGTCGTACGAGACCTGGGGCGAGCTCAACGCCGCCGGGGACAACGCGATCCTCGTGCTGCACGCGCTCACCGGCGACAGCCACGTCACCGGCGATGCCGGGCCGGGGCACCCCACGGGCGGCTGGTGGTCGGCCATGGTCGGCCCCGGCAAGCCGATCGACACCGACCGGTACTTCGTGGTCGCCCCGAACGTGCTCGGCGGGTGTCAGGGCAGTACGGGGCCGTCCTCCGACGCTCCGAACGGCACCCCCTGGGGCAGCCGGTTCCCGTACCTGACCGTGCGCGATCAGGTCGCGGCCGAGCTCGAGCTCACCGACCGGCTGGGCGTGAGCCGATGGTCGCTGGTGATCGGCGCCTCGATGGGCGGGCACCGCGTGCTGGAGTGGGCCCTGGCAGCGCCGGACCGGGTGGCCACGATCGCACCGATCGCCACCTGTGCGCAGAGCTCGGCCGACCAGATCGCCTGGGCGCATGCCCAGCTGGGCGCGATCAAGGCCGACCCGAAGTACCGCGGCGGCGACTACTACGACGCCGCGCCCGACGACGGTCCGCACCGTGGGCTCGGCCTGGCGCGGCAGATCGCGCACACCACCTACCGCAGCGCGCACGAGCTGGACGAACGGTTCGGCCGACTGCCGCAAGGTGGGGAGAACCCGCTCGGCGGCGACGGGCGGTTCGCGGTGCAGTCCTACCTGGACCACCACGCCGACAAACTCGCCCGCCGCTTCGATGCGAACAGCTACGTGGTGCTCTCGGACTCGATGCTCACCCACGACATCGGGCGGGACCGCGGCGGCGTGGAGGCAGCCCTGGCCTCCATCCAGGCACCCACCCTGGCACTGTCAGTCAGTTCGGACCGGCTCTTCCCGCCCTCGCAGTCCCGTCGGATCGCCGACGGCGTTCCGCGCGGTGTGTACCGCGAGCTCGACTCCCCGTTCGGGCATGACGGCTTCCTCATCGAGAACGATCAGCTCGCCCCGATCCTCACCGAATTCCTCGAGGCCTGA
- a CDS encoding bifunctional o-acetylhomoserine/o-acetylserine sulfhydrylase, translating into MSENWHFETRQIHAGQTPDSDNGARAVPIYQSTSFVFSDTDQAANRFALAELGPIYTRLNNPTTAVVEDRLASLEGGVGALLVASGQAAETLAILNVAEAGDHVVASSSLYGGTYNLLHYTLPKLGISVSFVDDPNDATGWRAAAQENTKVFFGETIPNPKGDVLDIEAVAGVAHEVGVPLIVDNTVGTPYLVRPIEHGADVVVHSATKYLGGHGTSIGGVIVDGGKFDFAAHPEKYPNYNTPDPSYHGLVYARDLGEGGAFGVNLSFILKARVQLLRDLGPAISPFNAFLLLQGIETLSLRMDRHVGSAQKVAEYLEAREDVLSVNYAGLASSPYYELAAKYTPKGPGAVLAFEIAGGLEAGKAFVDALELHSLVANIGDVRSLVIHPASTTHSQLTPDEQSASAVTPGLVRLSVGLEHLDDILADLEKGFTAAAGVRNS; encoded by the coding sequence ATGAGCGAGAACTGGCACTTCGAGACCCGACAGATCCATGCCGGTCAGACCCCGGACTCGGACAACGGCGCCCGCGCCGTGCCGATCTACCAGTCCACGTCGTTCGTCTTCTCCGACACCGACCAGGCCGCCAACCGGTTCGCGCTGGCCGAGCTGGGGCCGATCTACACACGCCTGAACAACCCGACCACCGCCGTCGTGGAGGACCGCCTCGCCTCCCTCGAAGGCGGCGTCGGCGCCCTGCTGGTGGCCTCCGGCCAGGCGGCCGAGACACTGGCGATCCTCAACGTGGCCGAGGCGGGCGACCACGTGGTGGCCAGCTCGTCGCTGTACGGCGGCACGTACAACCTGCTGCACTACACCCTGCCCAAGCTCGGCATTTCGGTGAGCTTCGTCGACGACCCGAACGACGCGACGGGCTGGCGCGCGGCCGCGCAGGAGAACACCAAGGTCTTCTTCGGTGAGACCATCCCGAACCCCAAGGGTGACGTGCTCGACATCGAGGCCGTGGCCGGCGTCGCGCACGAGGTCGGCGTCCCGCTGATCGTGGACAACACCGTGGGGACCCCCTACCTGGTGCGCCCGATCGAGCACGGAGCGGACGTCGTCGTGCACTCGGCCACGAAGTACCTCGGTGGCCACGGCACCTCCATCGGTGGCGTGATCGTGGACGGCGGGAAGTTCGACTTCGCCGCGCACCCGGAGAAGTACCCGAACTACAACACCCCGGACCCCAGCTACCACGGCCTGGTCTACGCCCGCGACCTGGGCGAGGGCGGCGCGTTCGGCGTGAACCTGTCCTTCATCCTCAAGGCGCGGGTGCAGCTGCTCCGCGACCTCGGCCCGGCGATCTCCCCGTTCAACGCCTTCCTGCTGCTGCAGGGCATCGAGACGCTCTCACTGCGGATGGACCGGCACGTGGGCAGCGCCCAGAAGGTGGCCGAGTACCTCGAGGCGCGGGAGGACGTGCTCTCGGTGAACTACGCCGGGCTGGCGTCCAGCCCGTACTACGAGCTGGCCGCGAAGTACACGCCGAAGGGGCCCGGGGCCGTGCTCGCGTTCGAGATCGCAGGTGGCCTGGAGGCCGGCAAGGCGTTCGTCGACGCCCTGGAGCTGCACTCGCTCGTGGCCAACATCGGCGACGTCCGCTCGTTGGTCATCCACCCGGCGTCCACCACGCACAGCCAGCTGACCCCCGACGAGCAGTCCGCGAGCGCCGTCACCCCTGGTCTGGTGCGCCTGTCCGTGGGCCTGGAGCACCTCGACGACATCCTCGCCGACCTGGAGAAGGGCTTCACCGCAGCAGCCGGAGTGCGGAACTCATAG
- a CDS encoding NlpC/P60 family protein, translating to MTARTTRRRIAAVLGAGALSVTLWAAPAGATPDIPSTDDIEEAEQAEQSTAEQVAALEVQLAQNAAALDEANVAAAVAAEDYNVAVVERDQAEADAQAAAEAAEQADADVAEASQAVARIATAAYRNGGNLQQVGIFLSADGVEEAVDSATTFRMLGSNADEAYQRLDAAERVADVMHSRSEDALAEAEAAAAELEDASREADAAALNAENLVSDSAAERDRLIRELAALRNTTAELEAERQAGLEAQRRERENAAAAAAVGAQVETERDTDESSRSGGRTEPDPEPESEPEPTPADPGPTSEPESPQPAPEPEPEPEPEPAPEPEPEPAPEPEPEPEPEPEPEPEQPSGGGSSASAGQGAVNWAMTQVGDRYVYGANGPDEWDCSSLTRAAYNSVGIYLPRTSRDQYRATANVPIDQIRPGDLIFYSSNGTASGIYHVAIYAGDGMRVHAANPQTDVEYTSMWWSNVMPMAGRP from the coding sequence GTGACAGCACGAACCACTCGGCGGCGGATCGCTGCCGTGCTCGGCGCGGGCGCTCTGTCGGTGACCCTGTGGGCCGCGCCGGCCGGGGCAACCCCTGATATCCCCAGCACTGACGACATCGAGGAGGCCGAGCAGGCCGAACAGAGCACGGCCGAGCAGGTGGCCGCGCTCGAGGTTCAGCTCGCCCAGAACGCCGCAGCGCTGGATGAGGCGAACGTGGCGGCCGCTGTCGCTGCTGAGGACTACAACGTGGCGGTCGTCGAGCGTGACCAGGCCGAGGCCGACGCGCAGGCCGCGGCCGAGGCAGCGGAGCAGGCCGACGCCGACGTGGCCGAGGCGAGCCAGGCGGTGGCCCGCATCGCGACGGCGGCGTACCGCAATGGTGGGAACCTGCAGCAGGTGGGGATCTTCCTCTCGGCGGACGGTGTCGAGGAGGCGGTGGACAGCGCCACCACGTTCCGGATGCTCGGTAGCAACGCCGACGAGGCCTACCAGCGGTTGGACGCCGCCGAACGCGTTGCCGACGTGATGCACTCGCGATCCGAGGATGCGCTCGCCGAGGCGGAGGCTGCTGCCGCTGAGCTTGAAGACGCGTCCCGCGAGGCTGACGCCGCGGCCCTGAATGCCGAGAATCTCGTGTCCGACAGTGCGGCCGAGCGTGACCGGCTGATCCGTGAGCTCGCAGCGCTGCGCAACACCACGGCCGAGCTCGAGGCGGAACGTCAAGCGGGCCTGGAGGCGCAACGTCGCGAGCGGGAGAACGCGGCTGCGGCGGCTGCGGTGGGGGCGCAGGTCGAGACGGAGCGGGACACCGATGAATCGTCGCGGAGCGGTGGACGGACTGAGCCCGACCCCGAGCCGGAGTCAGAGCCGGAACCAACTCCCGCCGATCCTGGACCGACGTCTGAGCCCGAGTCCCCGCAGCCCGCGCCGGAACCGGAGCCGGAGCCAGAACCGGAGCCCGCGCCTGAGCCAGAACCTGAGCCCGCGCCTGAGCCAGAACCGGAGCCGGAGCCAGAACCGGAGCCGGAGCCCGAGCAGCCCTCGGGTGGTGGCTCGTCCGCAAGCGCCGGGCAGGGCGCCGTCAACTGGGCGATGACCCAGGTGGGTGACCGGTACGTCTACGGCGCGAACGGCCCCGACGAGTGGGACTGTTCCTCGCTGACCCGCGCCGCCTACAACTCCGTGGGCATCTACCTGCCGCGCACCTCGCGTGACCAATACCGGGCCACGGCGAACGTGCCGATCGACCAGATTCGCCCGGGTGACCTGATCTTCTACTCCAGCAACGGCACTGCGTCGGGGATCTATCACGTGGCGATCTATGCCGGTGACGGGATGCGCGTGCACGCGGCAAACCCGCAGACCGATGTCGAATACACATCGATGTGGTGGAGCAACGTGATGCCCATGGCCGGGCGGCCCTGA